The DNA segment TGCAGGTGTTGTTTGAAATGCCCTTGCATCGTTGGTGGTGTACACGATCTCGTTGGCGCTGTTGTAAATGTTGATGCTCTCAGAGGGCAAAACATCCCGCTTGTTCCGGTCGATCAACCTGAGCAAGGTTGAGTCCACTTCAGGAACACGTAGAAACAAGTCCGAGGTGGTCGTTGCCTTTCCTCGCAGTTGTGTAAAAAATTCAAATCTACGGTATTGAGCAGTTGAGTAATAAAGGATGGACACGGTGACCAGAAGGATGGTGGCCACAATCATCGCAAACTGCACAGTGAGCCGTGTCCTGATCTGCATTAATCCTCCCTGATCACATAACCCATTCCGATATAGGTTTGAATGAGCTTCGGTTCAAAATCCCTGTCAATCTTTTTGCGCAAGTAATTGACATACACCTCCACGACATTCGTGCCGGTATCAAAATTGATTCCCCAAACCCTTTCGGCGATATCCACCTTGGAAACGACACGCCCTTTGTTGCGAAGAAGGAATTCCAAAAGGGAGAACTCCTTGGCCGTCAACTCGATTTGCTTTCCTGCTCGCGTGACAACTTTTGAATCCAAACCCAGTTCCAAGTCGGCGACCCGCAAGTTGCGGTCATCGTTGGTGAAGTGAATGCCGCGCTTGAGCAATGCGCGCACGCGCGCCAGCAACTCCTTGAATTCGAATGGCTTACTGAGATAGTCATCCGCACCGGACTCCAATCCGTCCACTTTGTCGTCGGTTGTTCCCAACGCAGTCAAAATGAGGATCGGGGTGTCTAT comes from the Bacteroidota bacterium genome and includes:
- a CDS encoding response regulator — its product is MYRLLIIEDEIKTAESIRQGLVEHDFNVDVAHDGAQGRDLAVQMGYDLIVTDRMLPKLSGIDICRELRSKNIDTPILILTALGTTDDKVDGLESGADDYLSKPFEFKELLARVRALLKRGIHFTNDDRNLRVADLELGLDSKVVTRAGKQIELTAKEFSLLEFLLRNKGRVVSKVDIAERVWGINFDTGTNVVEVYVNYLRKKIDRDFEPKLIQTYIGMGYVIRED